The sequence CGCATTGATCTAAGAACGTTTGGATTGTATGCCGGAAGAGATGCTTTAGGAGTGTTGGGTCGCGCCAACCGCCAGGACGATACCAGTGCGAATAGGAATTTATTAAGTGACGTTTACAAAAATTATGGTGCAGAGTTTCGTTTTTTACACCGTTACACATGGTTGAAGAATAACAGTCATTTCTTAATTGGGGCCAGGTACTATCATGGGCAAACGGTGAGGCGGCAAGGCGATGCAGATAAAAGCAATAAAGCCTCTTTCACATTTTTACATCCAGACAATCTTGAAAATTCTTCCTACACTTTTCCGTCGCGCAACTACGCTGTGTTTATTGAAAATATCCTTCAACTTACAAAAAAATGGATGATCACTCCGGGCTTACGTTACGAATACATCAATACTGCCTCTCAGGGATATTACCGTCTTATTAATAAAGATCTTGCAGGAAATAATCTGCTGGATCAAAAAATAGAAGACACTCGTAAAAGTGAGCGTCATTTCTTATTGGCCGGCATGGGCACACAGTTCAAACTTAATAAAGCAATTGAGTGTTATGCCAACTTTAGTCAGAATTACCGCGCCATAAACTTTAACGATATGCGGGTTGAAAATCCCAATTTTCAGGTAGACCCAAATATCAAAGATGAGAAAGGATTTACAATAGACGGAGGATTTCGAGGTATTATAAAAGATGTTTTATATTTTGATGCCAGCGTTTTTTATTTAGGATACAATAAAAGAATTGGTACTACCTTGATTGTAAATCCGCAGACCTTTCAACTTATCCGCTATCGCACAAACATTGGCAGGAGTCGTACACAGGGGGTTGAAGCTTTTGCTGAACTGGATTGGATAAAACTCATTACGAAAAAATCAGCTCACAAATTTTCGACCTTCGTAAATTTCTCAGTCATTGATGCAAAGTATATCAGCAACGAAAAAGCATACGATGGCAAAATCGTAGAATTTGTACCTAAAACTATTTTGAGAACAGGATTTACTTATGCTTATAAAAAGTTCGGAATGACTTGTCAATATTCACATACGGGCGATCAGTTTTCAGAAGCAACGAATTCCACCAGCGACAGAGACGGGGGAATTTATGGAATAATTCCAGCTTACAGTATCGTCGATCTTTCTGCAAATTACACGTATAAAAAAGTGGGTATCATAGCCGGAATTAATAATATGGCCAACTCCAAGTATTTTACACGAAGAGCAGAAGGGTATCCCGGACCCGGTATCATTCCTGCCGATCCCATCAATTTTTATGTGACTTTGAGGGTTAAGTTTTAGGTGTGCGCGAAAACTGACGCAGATTTCACAGATGCTTTTAACTTCCTGCAAGCGAATTGATTTATCTGATTTTTATGCGCACAGATCTGTGTTATCGGCTTTAATCTGCGTCAAACTTTAAGCATACAGATTCTTGCGATCAACGAATCTGATAGTTATAGAATCTGCAACTAAAAGTACGTCGAGAAGCCAAACTGTATCCCCGACGTCCTGGCCGCTGGATTCCCAAGCAGGTCCGTTTGCCAATGATAGCGATAGTTTACACGAATTACCGTTTGTTGTGAGGGACGAAAACTGAGTCCCGGTACTACGGCAAAAATATGATCAGAAATAGTTCCATTTGTTTCTTTAAAAGTCCCGACGTTGTAATCTGTATACTCTAAACGCGCTGCAACATTGACTGTACTGTTTTCCCAGCCAAATAATTTTCGTTTTATAAGAGGTTGCACAATGTCTAAAAAACCTCCTTGTTGTTGACTGCCGTATTGCTGACTATACGTGCCCGGAACATCTACCAGCACCCAGCACCATTCACCGGTTATATAAGTTTTAATTCGCGGAATGACAGAATTAAAATCAATCGCAAATGCATCGACCCTTCTCCTTTTATCCAGCACTAACCCATCGTCTTCAAATTTATTGTAGATGCCTCCCATCCAGGATAAGCCGATTTCTCCAACCTTTCGGTGTCTGAATGCCGTTTTAGCTGTAATCAAAGGCACACCATTAAAACTTTCTTCAAACCTATCCCGATTCGGTTTGCTGGCCGCTAAATGAGTTCTGTTCTGTGCATTAGAAATTATTTTATCATCAAAACCATTGCTTGCATAAAATTCGTAAGCCCAAACAAAATTATTGTGTGCGTATTTTCCAAACAAACCAAAACCTGCTGTGCTCCAGGTGGCTGGAAGAATAGTGGTAGCCGACAAAGGACGGCTCACAAATTCCCATTTCGGCCCATCGTGATTTTGATTAAAGGCACCAATAGGATTCATAACAATACCGCCACGTAAATTAAGCAGAGGGTGTAATTCAATATCCATCGATGCAAACTCAATAGAAATTTCTTTCCCACCTTCTTCAAATTCGATCTCCGATAAAAACTTGATCCGTTTTTTTATACTAGAGGCGACAAACAAAGTCATGCGCGGCACCTGGAACGATAGTCCGTCTGTTACCCCGTCTGTAATAAAATAGCTGCTATTGGCTTCTAAATACCCTCCAAGCGAAACCGGTAGTTTTCCGGCTTGCAGAAAAGGACGGTTATAAACTGCATCCATATTCAACTTCATTTTAGAAGTATCTGCCGGAACTCGTTTAAACAAAGCACTGTCGCTTTGCGTAAAATTCTTTGTGAAAGACAATATTAAAATTAAAAGTAGTGTTGTTTTCATTGTTGTTTCGTGTTTTTGTTCCTTCATGAATCTCTTCAGTCTCTCCGGTCCTGATTCCCTTCAGTCCTGGCTCCCTTCAGTCCCCTTAGTCTTGTCTCTGCTCTAACTCAAATGCACATAAATCTTCAATTCATCACTCGTCACCTTAAATGCATGCAGCTTCTCTTCAGCCGGACCTTGAATAACTTCCCCTTTGTTGTTAAACTCACTGCCATGAGCTGAGCAGGTCATGATGTCGCCATTTAGGTTCAACTCACTGCTTTGATGCGTGCAGCGTAAGAGCAGGGCAGAATACTCCGTATCTGAAAAACGGTAAACGACAATCGGAAAATCTGAATGCTCAGGTTTAGTGACAATGCTTCTGCGGAATTTTTTTTTCTCTTTGTGAATGACTTCAAATTCGCTCTTGTTAATTTGCAATTGGTTATTGGAAGTCACACTTTGAACTTGTTTTGCCGGCTTGCAATGTTGTAATAATGACATTGCTGTAACACCAAGACAAGCAGTCCCGCAGGTTTTTATAAATTCTTTCCGGTTCATATTAAAGACTTTCTAAAAATTGAATGAGATTATTTTTATCTGTAACCGAGAGGCTCTGATAATTCAGTTTACTTTTTTCTCCTTCACCGCCATGCATTAAAATGGCTGACTCAATAGAGGTAGCTCTGCCGTCATGCATTAAATAGTAATTGCCACCCTGCGAATTTTTTGATAAACCTAAACCCCAAAGCGCTGGTGTCCGCCATTCGGCCGTTGTTGCTGAGCCTTCGGTATATCCATCGTCCAGACCAGGTCCCATATCGTGCAACAATAAATCTGTATAAGGATAAAATGTTTTGTTAGCTAACACTGCGATTTTATAATCTCCGGTTTTTAGTTGTGCTTTATGGCACGTTTCGCAGCCCAGTGACGTAAATACTTGCCGGCCACTTTCTACTTTCGCAGGCTGACGCTGGATAGGTGCTTTTAGTGTTCTTAAATAAAAGACCACACTATGAATGGCAGCGTTACTTATCTCAGGATCTACTTCTGAATGCGAATAAGTGTCTATAGGTTCAAAAGAGGAATTAATCCCCATGTCCTGGTTGTAGGCATTCGCCGTTTGTTGCAGCAGATCGTAAGCGGCTCCTTTTCTTCCGAAGCGACCAATGTGTTTTCCATTGCGCTCGATGCTTTGCGCACGGTAATCACAATAAGAGGGTGTATGAACCCAATTTGCTACACCAGATATGCCATCTCCATCGGCATCATAAGGATCTGCCATGGCTAGAATATCTGCATCACTAACCGCATCCAGATATCCAAGGCCTGTATTGGCAGGAGGTAACAGTTTGGAGCTTCTTGCGCCCAGTGGGA is a genomic window of Sphingobacteriaceae bacterium containing:
- a CDS encoding Rieske (2Fe-2S) iron-sulfur domain-containing protein, giving the protein MNRKEFIKTCGTACLGVTAMSLLQHCKPAKQVQSVTSNNQLQINKSEFEVIHKEKKKFRRSIVTKPEHSDFPIVVYRFSDTEYSALLLRCTHQSSELNLNGDIMTCSAHGSEFNNKGEVIQGPAEEKLHAFKVTSDELKIYVHLS
- a CDS encoding thiol oxidoreductase; amino-acid sequence: MKMIKRKYIVCIVMACLSLLACKKTGPKAAAEEELLDGPVEGLSGQEKEQFLKGDRAFNNDIFTKENGLGPIFVANSCGSCHAGDGKGHPFTSLIRFGQYDSTGNQYLDFGGPQLQNRAIPGYNPEVLPLGARSSKLLPPANTGLGYLDAVSDADILAMADPYDADGDGISGVANWVHTPSYCDYRAQSIERNGKHIGRFGRKGAAYDLLQQTANAYNQDMGINSSFEPIDTYSHSEVDPEISNAAIHSVVFYLRTLKAPIQRQPAKVESGRQVFTSLGCETCHKAQLKTGDYKIAVLANKTFYPYTDLLLHDMGPGLDDGYTEGSATTAEWRTPALWGLGLSKNSQGGNYYLMHDGRATSIESAILMHGGEGEKSKLNYQSLSVTDKNNLIQFLESL